The sequence CGGTTTTCTCGATCGAGGCGAGAAGCGTGTCCTGGTCCAGTGGCTTCAGTGTGGCAAGGTCGATGACCTCCGCCGAAACGCCGTCCTCCTCCGCCAGCCGGTCGGCGGCGGCCAGGGTCTCCTTCATCATGGCGCCCCAGGAAATCAGCGTCAGGTCGCTGCCTTCGCGCTCGACGAACGCCTTGTCGAGGGGCAGGGCTTCGCCGTCGTCGCCGACTTCCTCCTTGCCGGCGCGGTAGAGCCGCTTCGGCTCCAGGAACACCACCGGGTCCGGGTCGCGGATCGCCGCCAGCAACAGGCCATAGGCCTTGGCCGGCGACGACGGGATGACGACGCGGATGCCCGGCACATGTGCCAGCATCGCCTCGACGCTTTCGGAATGGTGCTCGGGCGCATGGATGCCGCCGCCAAAGGGCGCGCGCAGCACCATCGGGCAGGAGAGGCGGCCGCGGGTGCGGGTGCGCAGGCGCCCGGCATGGTTCACGATCTGGTCGATGGCCGGGTAGACGAAGCCCATGAACTGGATTTCCGCCACCGGGCGCAGGTCCTGCGTCGCCGCACCGACCGCCACGCCGGCAATCACCGCCTCGGACAGCGGCGTGTCCAGCACCCGGCCGGAGCCGAAGCGCTGGATCAGCCCGTCCGTGGCGCGAAACACGCCGCCGTCGATGCCGATATCCTCGCCCAGCAGCACCACCCGTTCGTCCTCGTCCATCGCCCGCGACAGTGCCATGCGCACCGCTTCGACCAGGGTCAGCTCCGCCATGGCTCAGTTCTCCCCCGCGGCCAGAACGGCCGCCCGTTGGGCGGCGACATCGGCCGGCAGCGCGGCATAGGTGTGGTCGAAGATCGCTTCCGGCGGCTCGGGCGGCAGGGCCTCGAATGCGGCGACGGCGGCGTCGATCCGGGCGCGGCAGTCGGCCAGCAAGGCCTCTTCCTGTTGCTTGTCCCAGACCTTTTGCGCCGCCAGATAGGTGCGCAGGCGGGCGATGGGCTCTTCCTTCCAGTGACGGCGCACCTGGTCGTCCTCGCGATAGCGGCTGGCGTCGTCGGCGGTGGTGTGGTCGCCCAGGCGATAGGTGATCGCCTCGATCAGCGTCGGCCCGTCGCCGCGGCGGGCGCGGGCGAGTGCCACGTCCACCCGGTCGCGCACGGCGACGACGTCGTTGCCGTCCACCTGCTCGCCCGGAATGCCGGCGGCCAGCGCCTTCTGCGCCAGGGTTTCCGCCGCGGTCTGTTCCGCACGGGGCACGGAGATCGCCCACTGGTTGTTGTTGATGACGAACACCACCGGCAGTTTCCAGACGCCGGCAATGTTCATGGCCTCGTAGAAATCGCCCTTGGAGGTGGCGCCGTCGCCGGCCATCACCACCGCCACCCGGTCCTCGCCGCGGCGACGGAAGGCGAGGGCGACGCCGGCGGCGTGGGGGAAGTTGGTGCCGACCGGGATCGACACCGGCAGATCGTGCCGCGGCCCGGCATAGTCGCTGCCGCGCTCGCTGCCGCTCCAATAACAGAGGTGTTCGACCAGGGAAACGCCGCGCCACAACTGGGCGGCCTGATCGCGGAAGCCGGGCACCAGCACATCGTCGGCCCGCATGGCGCTGGCGGTGCCGACCCCCACCGCCTCCTGCCCCAGGGCCGAGGCATAGGTGCCGAGGCGGCCGGTCCGCTGCATCGCCACCGCCCGTTCGTCCACCACGCGGGTCAGCACCATCGCTTCGTACAGGGGAATCAACGCAGCGGCGTCGGCGGCAAGGGCCGGCAGATCGGGAGTTGCCGTGCCATCGGTATTCAAGTAACGGAAGTGGGAAATTTCCCCGCTGAACGTCGTCGTTCGCATTCGGTCCGACCTCCTTATGCCCCTAACTTGATATGGGCACTGATTTCGCCGCTTGAAAGCTAGCGTGGCATGTTCCGGCCAAGTTTGACATAGATCATGGGCGACGCGGCGTCCGCTTTGCTTTTCTCCTGGCATGGACAGCCAGCCTGGTTTCCGCCGAACGAGTTGAGTGTGCTTCCATGCATTCGCCCGATGAGCGCACGAAACGGCCTGCAAGCCTCCTCGACCGCGCCGGTCTGGACCGGCTGATCGCGGTGCTGCGTGGGGATGGCTATGCGGTGATCGGGCCGGTCGTGGACGGGGGCGCCGTCGCCTATCGGGAAATTTCCGGCATCGCCGATCTGCCGGCCGGCTGGGGCAGCCGCCAGGACGCCGGCCGCTACCGGCTGGAGCGGCGAGCGGACGATGCCCTGTTCGGCTATGTCTCCGCCGTCGAATCCTGGAAGCGCCATATGTTCCAGCCGAGCCGAACGCTCTGGCAGGCGGAGAAGACCGCCGACGGCTTCGCCATCCACGAGCCGGAGGCCGCGGCGCCGAAACTGGCCTTTCTCGGCGCCCGCGCCTGCGAACTGGCCGCCATCGACCTGCAGGACCGGGTGTTCGTCACCGGATCTCAGCCGGACCCGGATTACGCTGCCCGGCGCGCGGCAGCCTTCATCATTGCCGTGCATTGCACCGAGGCGGGCGAGACCTGTTTCTGCGCCTCCATGAATACCGGGCCGGCCGCCCGCGATGGGTTC comes from Alphaproteobacteria bacterium and encodes:
- the pdhA gene encoding pyruvate dehydrogenase (acetyl-transferring) E1 component subunit alpha, which produces MRTTTFSGEISHFRYLNTDGTATPDLPALAADAAALIPLYEAMVLTRVVDERAVAMQRTGRLGTYASALGQEAVGVGTASAMRADDVLVPGFRDQAAQLWRGVSLVEHLCYWSGSERGSDYAGPRHDLPVSIPVGTNFPHAAGVALAFRRRGEDRVAVVMAGDGATSKGDFYEAMNIAGVWKLPVVFVINNNQWAISVPRAEQTAAETLAQKALAAGIPGEQVDGNDVVAVRDRVDVALARARRGDGPTLIEAITYRLGDHTTADDASRYREDDQVRRHWKEEPIARLRTYLAAQKVWDKQQEEALLADCRARIDAAVAAFEALPPEPPEAIFDHTYAALPADVAAQRAAVLAAGEN
- a CDS encoding alpha-ketoacid dehydrogenase subunit beta, which codes for MAELTLVEAVRMALSRAMDEDERVVLLGEDIGIDGGVFRATDGLIQRFGSGRVLDTPLSEAVIAGVAVGAATQDLRPVAEIQFMGFVYPAIDQIVNHAGRLRTRTRGRLSCPMVLRAPFGGGIHAPEHHSESVEAMLAHVPGIRVVIPSSPAKAYGLLLAAIRDPDPVVFLEPKRLYRAGKEEVGDDGEALPLDKAFVEREGSDLTLISWGAMMKETLAAADRLAEEDGVSAEVIDLATLKPLDQDTLLASIEKTGRVVIVHEAALTGGYGGEVAARIAEHGLLSLLAPVRRVTGYDTVIPLPKLEHHYLPSVARIVDAAREVMGYA